The region gtttgatcccgcttcatcaggcaataacaacggagcaatagcatatgtgatcAGTAGAAAAGCCACGCACCTCTGtgtctggctcttctactgaccacatatgctattgctccattgttattgcctgatgaagcagaatttggttttttaagctcatttagcttccttttatccttttgacgcagctgctgatatataactgacagcaactggtatatttcagttctgacaaaatattgtcagaactagggatgctcggaaaattccgcggaattatgaattccgtgattccggccggaattagcttAATTCCGATAGTGCaaccggaattcctatacctctcaaacggaattccgcggaaattttataattccgacggaattttccggaataacacaaaaatctctccctcctcccatccatcctcttatatcatccagtagggaattgcagatttttaaaacagcttatataccatagctgggatttgaactcagGATGCAGTGAGTAGTGGGtactaggtatctgtcttaccctctagaccatgaaccacactacatggtaaagctggcctagcataaaccatactaccattatgatcaattcaatagaaaaagtagcatgattaaggatttgtactttttgaaaagcatgcttatataccatagctgggatttgaacccaggatgcagtgtgtagtaggtactaagtatctgtcttaccctctagaccctaagttctcaacgtgtggtatgtgtaccccagggggtacttctgatggtttcagggggtactcgggcttcatatacttaaccaagaatagcaAATTTTGAGTTTTGGaaaataaatcttatttaaacaacaccaaattagtaattagctaattaaaagcaatagtaaatgcttgaaaatagtttaaaaacaattgtcatgtactacgattaaatatatgtttgtcaaggggtacttgtgataatgtttactatgctagggggtacttggtgagtacagggttttagaaggagtacataccaataaaatgttgagaaacactgctctagaccatgaatcacactacatggtaaagcttgcctagcataaaccatactaccattatgatcaattcaatagaaaaagtagcatgattaaggattggtactttttgaaaagcatgcttatataccatagcatatctattgaattgatcataatggtagtatggtacatgctaggccagctttagcatgtagaggtgggacaaggtccttcagcacccaaggctgagacagcaaagtgcgcccccccatccctcccaccccagccatcacccactgattgctattacactaagaggtgccccagggcccccaacaccttaatcgctacttatctggcttgcagtcactgccatgtatcaccttttcttatttctttctgcttcaaacacaattgggaatgacagctgaatgaattgtgcaccccctcctacactgcgccctgaggctggagcctctccagcctctgcctcggcccggccctgagtgtggttgatggtctagggggtaagacagatacctactaccatgtagtgtggttcatggtctagagggtaagacagatacctactacacactgcgtcctgggttcaaatcccagctatggtatataagcatgcttttcaaaaagtacaaatccttaatcatgctactttttctattgaattgatcataatggtagtatggtttatgctaggcgagagagagagagagagagagagagagagagagagagagagagagagagagagagagagagagagagagagatttttccgacggaattccgcggaaaaccgtcggaatgaaacggtagcagAATTTCAGAATGCGGAATTGTCACGgtaatgggctcttccgaccatgcctggtcagaactggaagggatcactgtaagaagaaaatggtgagcttctgagaggaactgtgtaacgattgtggaatcgtctccgtggtcagcgcaccagacgtgcgctgacgcggcaaatttcctccacaagcgtattattgcggacacccaggctaggtgctatgcacccgcagagggcaattcccaccggcagatggcgctgtggagtgcaggtgaacacagccgctgcacagccacagatgccaaatgagaattgtacagatccaggacaaggtacaatcaggcagggctggatagcccacagggaacagagcaaagggacagaaccaatgtgtgcccaccaaattagtcgccacccagcgacggcgaacacacaacggcagaaacgaagtaggaaacgcaatcgcaagaatggcgattgccaatagcgacacaagactgagcaggacagagcacaagggtagcaaaggcacaacaaataatacaataaggagatacggaaaataacaaacgctagctaaccgcgaacaccgcactcattcgcaacagtgcacgcggttatgcgtggtctccacgtgataagcacaatagagacaagcacgcctaactaaccattaacagacaaacatgaaaacgaggacgcaagcgcttgcttaacggttacctcaccgagcctacagcaagcgtagcagacaagacagacacacgaaaacagggacaagcgagagataggatccacagcactagcgaaaagtggctagcgtgatcccagaagacagaacagaaggatccccagcgctagcgaaaagtagctagcgcgatcccaggagacagaacagaaggatccacagcactagcgcaaagagactagtgcgatccagagaagataataacagaacagaagggcctaccagtagcaaccgctgctctggttagcaccccacagacagacagaacaggcaatacaaataatacaatcctaactagactagggaatctgcctagcgcagtcccacgaataactctaaactaatctttaacgagaagtagcatggctgacactcactaggagtgtatactacaaaccctgaaggaatgaccagccaaggactgtgggtaatcccaacctctatactgccagtcatcacaggaggcaggtaggggacccGCACAACGAatgcatgcaaattccccagcagcaagctgcagaactgacagaaggtctctcttaaagagacctgcagaatgcagacgtgaacagtggtcaaaacgctgcctgtctgcacaggcagccgagcagactCTCacaaactgatggtgaggtaagcatgtaatattcatttgcagctaggtcatgtgtttatttgaaataattttactcacttcaggttccctttcagcttaccaaaaggcccCCGAGGGGGCCCTAAATCTATTACCTTGCCTAGTgcctcattacatcttaatccatctcagtTTTTTAATCCATTTCAGACTCTGTTCCCGTATGCTGACAGCAGAGTTTGAAGAAGGCCTAAaacttaggcccagttcacacttgcgttgtTTTGCGGACCGCAAGGTCTGCAAATGGAACAGACTATTAAGGGTCCATTGTTAATGAATGGACCCGTGCGCACTCGTCCGTTCCTCCGGATCTGGATGCGGTCTGTGGTCCTGCCTGCGGTCCGGAATTTTCCAACCTGCTTCAATTTTCTGGACCGGTCCTTCGTCCACCGCCGCTGGATTGGATCGGGACAAGAAATCCAGCTCAACAGGAACTGAGGGGAAACGGAAGTGCACAACACACTTCCGGATGAAAGCCGGACGTCCTACCCCACTTCCTGTTACCCCACTTCCTGTGGGGTTCTCTATGGTACAGGCGGCCATGTGGATGTACCCAGCGCCGGACAATCCCCAGCCTCTCCGCAGCCACCCCAGAACACAGCGGAGGACAGGGAAGGACCCGACCATCCAGACGCAGGACAAGGAGGATGATGTCCGCACAGCAGGCTCTCCCCAAGAAGGACTCCAGCGCTTTTCCAGACTATCCAGGCCCCTCTTTGAAAACGGAAACGGATCCAGGACGCATGAAGAACGGAAGAAGATCCGGATGAAAACTGAacgtgacctgaccggatcctgatGGCCTCCTGATGGCGAACAGATGTTCTCAGAATGGACCGGACCAGAACGGACCCGTGCCACCGGTAAGTATTTTAtcaaaatgcaagtgtgaaccgggccttactctttttcttttgacTTAACCAAATGGTTTCATTCTGATCTAAAACTTCTTGCCTTTGTTTATAAATATCAACATACCCTAAGTATTCATTTTGTGCTGTATATGTTGTAAGGAACTCACGTTTATCAGTGTTATCCAGTGATTTCTTATCCCTTTTCAGTTGATCATATtgttacaaacaaaattaattagGATTTTTAAGAATTTTTTACATAAGGAATTTGCATcattgtaattgtgaattatgATATAAAATTGCAATGAATCCTAATTGTGTACATCACTAGAGTAAATATAGTTAAAAGCTAGGTtctcagtggtcagttgcgtaaCGCACGCGTTATAGTGACTGAACTGCAATGGACTGGacattgactttaaagagaaactgtaaccaataactgaacttcatcccagtcagtagctgataccccctttcccatgagaaatcttttccttttcacaaatggatcatcaggggggatctgtatggctgatattgtggtgaaacccctcccacagtgtgatgtcaggaccatggtcctgacagtttcctgtctttgaacctcagtgcattgtgggaaataacagctgtttacagctgggccaattgccaaaaaaagcaagcagcctctccttccactgacatcacctgccagcagtaaaaatgacaccatgggcttgattcacaaaagagtgctaactgttagcacggccgttttcgcgcgaattttcgcattgtgcgcgatcgcgaattttcgcgctaaacaataacgttttcgcgcgcaaatgtgAATTTTTGCGCGAAAATGATATCGATTTTGCGGTAAAATGTGCGTTTGCgctcgaaaacgttatcgtttcgtgagaaaattcgcgatcgcgcgcaatgcgaaaattcgcgcgaaaacggccgtgctaacagttagcactcttttgtgaatcaagccccatgtgataaatgtcagaatgtaaatcagggagaggaaagattttacaatgggcaaacactgactaaatcatttatacacaattattataaaaatgaagcacctttttattacattattttcactggagttcctctttaatacaaagcctgcatgcagcgagttagaataatcagTTACAAcgctgcactgtgaacatccccatagaattgtatgagcagtgagttgacatgcagaattattctgcatcgcaactgaccactgtgaagtgTGAACAAAGCTGTGAATGGAGAGCtcaaattattattatagaaTAAGAATaatgaaaaggagaaaaaaaacagcaaacaatgATATATCAATTGTCTGTTTCTCATATGAGACAATCAGTTCCATTCTATAATGAATTTGTCAAAAGTATACGTTGTTTGTTTCCTAGCTACTCCTTCTTTAGCGACATCTATTTGAGGTCAGaaatctactaccacacatgtgttTCCCTTAGCATGCGATCATTAGGCTAGGTtcgcagtgctcagttgcgttgcagaaaaattctgcatgtcaactctttgtccatacaattctatgggcctgttcacagtactgcgctgtaactgatcatgttattctaactcgctgcatgcaggctttgcattaaagtctttgTCCTATCtcaattgcagttcacacacattttaaggtgtgcattatgcaactgaccactctaAACCTAGCCTTAATTTTGAAATAacacagctttaaagagaatctgtactctaaaattcttacaataaaaagcataccattctattcattatgttctcctgggcccctctttgctgtttctgccactccctgctgtgatcctggcttgtaattgccagttttaggcagtgtttacaaacaaaagacatggcctctaaccagcatgtgataggctgagagtagctcagtctgtgactcacacagagcctgcggggggcgtgaagagggtgtgtattgcttttatcctatcacaagcagggctgcacattcctgcctgagtgcctaagcctgccaaaggcatcagaggaaagaagattagatcatataacagagataataaagccactgtgcaactaggaaaggctgcagtaagccagagcacattagatcaggcataggaacttataggatagaagaaataaggctgaacattttgttacagagtatctTTAAGCCCAGTGTTTTAATAACATTTATCTGCAAGACGTCTTGTGAAGCACTGATAGAGGTTTATAGCAATTCTCAATAAAAGTGCACTTTCACCTACATGGAAATGAAAAGCAGAAAAGAGGCTAACATTTTAATAGATTAATGGTCAAGTTTTTCAGCTTTCTTGATTCagtagttaaagggacactgtgtcAACAACTAAGTGTTCTAAAGTTACAATGtttaataatgtctaagtagctatgTAAGCATTTTCCTacatttcatgttaaatatcagaggcaaaagctgtaatttgttgtgtgtagattttaactGCATTGGAACAAATCCTTAGCAAAGGGGATCTGTGCTgcgtgagaaatgttacacaggcAGTGCTGGTCCCTGCATATCTCAGAAGACTACCGAGTATTTTTCGTTGACATCAACAAAACCCTATAGTATGAAAATCCTGCCTTGGAATAAGGTTtcaaacacaattacaaatgtttacttTTTGCTGCACATAACTTATACATCTCCTCTGCTTTCTGTGCATTATTCTCCTCAGACAGCTCAATCAGAGAGACAAGCAGCTGCTGTTTAAGCTAGTGAGACCTGTCTTCTGCAAAAGATAGAAAATACAAAGAGGGTTAGCAGATGTAGGAAGAGGAATCCCCGCCCCTCATGATTCACTGGTCCATCACCCTCTGTCAGTGaattgtgaaaggaatttgataacaatAAAGGAATAGATAAACAGGGGGAGATATACAGCAGTACTTAAGAACACTTAGACAAGCTATTCCCATCCCAGCTTAAagcacatgttaatcgatagtgtatcTTTAATATTTCAGTCTATTTCTGCTTGCAAGCTGTGATGAACAGCACACCGCCATAATCAGTTAAGTGGCTTTCACACTTCCTCGGGGTAACTTCACACTGGAGAACGGTCATTCCTTCTGCAACTAGTGCATTTCTCACAAAATGTTCATCATATGTGAAAACATGGTACTTGTGCTCCCCAACCGTGTAATAAGAGCTATTTTTTACTCCAAGTATGATCAGGTGTCCTCCTGGTTTCAAAAGTGTCATGATCTTTCTTAGGATTCTCATGTAGTCTTCTTGATCTTTGCAGACCACATCCAGTAGCCACATGGTGATGACACAGTCAGCCTGAGGAACCCCTATCAGATCTGTTAGAGATTCTGACTCTGTGTCAAATTTCACCACATGGCTAATGGCTGACCTCAGCTTCATCTCTTTAGCCTCACATTGGTCactaaaagaaggaaaaaaaagttattcaaTTGTGGATCACAGATGATACAACTGCTACTTTGGCATAACGCTATATCACAAGTCACTATTAAAGAGTACTACTAACGACACACAGTTGCAGGGGCGCCTCGTCCACCAggccgaaccaagcggtcgcctgAGGCGCCGTGCGGCATGGGGGTGCTGCCTCGGGCAAGGGGGATCGGGGGGGCCTTCACTCcccgcagctcacctcagcctgcggagtcagagcagggctacgggaagatggctgccgaagccctgctctggagactatttgtgtctccagtacagggcttcgggcgccgtcttcccatagccctgctctctgcctgtcagtgcgggaCTTTCAGCTGGCTGCAGACACATCATCGGGGAGCTGCATGCCActaggagaggagacttctggcaggtgagtaaatgcttttttttaacaGGTTACATTATTTTCTagagaaacgctgcccacattttaataattttctagtgaaacattgctgcaatatgattattttatggggaaacgctggccacattacgattattttatggggaaacgttgGTCattcacaattattttatggggaaacgctggccacattacgattattttatagggaaacGCTGGCCagtcacgattattttatggggaaacgctgccacattaagattattttatggggaaacgttgccacattacgattattttatggggaaatactGGCCACATCAcgatttttttctgatgaaacattgctgtattgcgattattttttgttttctagtgaaacattgctgctttacgattattttcatggggcatcgcagggcaccacaggttttctcgcctggagtgacgaaATGGCTAGAGACACCCCTGCACAgttgtacttaaccacttcacccctatGGGTTTTTACACTAATGGACCAAAGcacttttcacctgtcagcgctcctacccagggatgagcagaaactacgccagtgtgaatttaggcatcgtagtttgcatctacgcagcgTAGTCTGtaagtgaagtttcaaaactacgcttacgaatttacgtgtagcgaagaaccgctacacgtagcttacgcccactatgggtagttaacatgtgtattgcgtagtgaactacgaatgcgttactcgcgtctaattttccgcatgcgattgtatggttacaaatttacgcattggaaaggggaatgtatgcatagagTTCCCGGTAtgagcacttaaagaggaatttatgcgtaaaattttctgcatacgggcataagcatctgcatacactacgcttcgcactatgcgtaattgcgtattttaacgcgtattctacgaaatgcatatgaagcaaatatttgatttcgaagccgtagtttgacaaagcgtaattgcgtaaaactacgtgcagttccagcgtagcgaagttggctgactatgacaattcctgctcctacctttcatttgccaataactttatcactacttgtcacaacaaaacgatctataccttgttttttcaccaccaattaggctttctttggggtggtaaattatgctaagaattattttatgctaaatgcattttaacaggaataataaggaaaaatgggaaaaaattatttttttctaagttttcagccattagagttttaaaataaaacgtgctactgcaaataaaacccacatattttatttgcctatttgtctcggttattacaacatttaaattatgtccctagtacaatgtatggcgacaatattttatttggaaataaagatgcatttttttcagttttgagtccatcgctaattacaaccccatatatgcaaatataacagtaatttTAATGTACCCTCATGCCATACATAGTAGAAAAGCGGAGTCCCTAATGTAACTatcttatgtattttttttataaagcagtcttttttttacaagtgtttttattttggtaaccatggggaaggggaaggaggtattcatttatttttatttaaccacttcaaccttcagtcattttcactttatgcatccgagcaatgttcacctgccattcattagcctataactttatcactacttatcacaatgaactgatctatatcttcatttttccgccaccaattaggctttctttgggtggtacatttttctaagagccactttactgtaaatgcgttttaataggaagaatacaaaaaaaactgaaaaaaaatcattatttctcagtttgcagccattatagttttaaaataatacatgcctccataattaaaacccacgtattgtatttgcctaatagtcccgggtattataccatttaaattatgtccctatcacaatgtatggcgacaatattttatttggaaataaaagtgcattttttccgttttgcgtccatcactatttacaagcttataatacaaaaaaaatttgaaatatttacattgatatttaaaaagtttagacccttaggtaaatatttacgtgagttttttttttattgtaatgtttttttggggtttttttaattaaacatcttatttgggtatttttgggatggtgggatgtaaatagtatttttttatgtaaatatgtttatttatttatttttttacatgtaaatgtagttttactttttggccacaagatggcagccatgagttcatgagtttgtttacatgacgtcactctaagcataacatgtaggcttagagggatgtagggggatgcaagaggcagaaaaagcaaggcttccgagagaagcggtcgtttttctgcggggggagaggaatcaatcatcgggcaccatgtcccaattgattcctgggctaacgatccacggCCAGGAGCGCACGTGCATGCCCACGATTGGCcatgggagcgcgcgggagcgcacatggccttctggacgtagcttctacatccagatgtaaggcttggtggtgtattctccacagtcagcatgcaacgcatgagctgacgtggaggaggtacacacactagcacaaggaaacaggctatccctagtatagtggaggggaggactgactccaataggagattgtggcgcacagagccggtgcagatctgacagccacaaacaatgctttcgttataacgtctcagcgcaaagaagcgctgagcgcataaaccagaactgaggagatcaggacaggtaaacagaatgaacacttgcttaactagccactacttagtgacagcaagcgtccacaataacacagactggaatgaggcagccaatgcgttgcggcgatggcgtgcctcacaaagacaggacaggatagtcaggaaatagcaggatcaagataggtgAACgtaacagacaaatatacaataagtatgttttcctagcgtattacaattacagctatcaatgaaactatttgtaacgtctgactaacatatgtatatatcggcaatgaaccgatatatgacataagcaggaatgctgactaggactggagtaatacagggaacaggactcagaaggattcgctatctcttcgcagaggtgaacgcaatccacaaacggtaacagaacaggattcagaaggattcgttatctcttcgcagagatgaacgcaatccacaaacagaaccaggagcagggtaactacctcagcacgggtggtcacggtacgcgcaacctaccaaaacgtgctggaaaactgact is a window of Hyperolius riggenbachi isolate aHypRig1 chromosome 6, aHypRig1.pri, whole genome shotgun sequence DNA encoding:
- the LOC137523022 gene encoding indolethylamine N-methyltransferase-like isoform X2 yields the protein MDRSSYKLYHKHEPDSRTVLQTYFSENPDEAFKDDGMLFPMEKLHNAFRVGHMAGEILIDISAGPLIYHLYSACEFFREIILMRTNEKCIMEIMKWHDDRTGAFCWGHTTAHVTDLEGRSDQCEAKEMKLRSAISHVVKFDTESESLTDLIGVPQADCVITMWLLDVVCKDQEDYMRILRKIMTLLKPGGHLIILGVKNSSYYTVGEHKYHVFTYDEHFVRNALVAEGMTVLQCEVTPRKCESHLTDYGGVLFITACKQK
- the LOC137523022 gene encoding indolethylamine N-methyltransferase-like isoform X1 translates to MDRSSYKFYHVHENDTTALLKTYYSGDPDMAFTEDTLRCPMEKLHNAFSVGHMAGEILIDISAGPLIYHLYSACEFFREIILMRTNEKCIMEIMKWHDDRTGAFCWGHTTAHVTDLEGRSDQCEAKEMKLRSAISHVVKFDTESESLTDLIGVPQADCVITMWLLDVVCKDQEDYMRILRKIMTLLKPGGHLIILGVKNSSYYTVGEHKYHVFTYDEHFVRNALVAEGMTVLQCEVTPRKCESHLTDYGGVLFITACKQK